A genomic region of Raphanus sativus cultivar WK10039 chromosome 6, ASM80110v3, whole genome shotgun sequence contains the following coding sequences:
- the LOC108807636 gene encoding cation/H(+) antiporter 15 yields MCLCICSRTDLSKNSSCRKKMAEENSTETSIICYAPSMITTNGVWQGDNPLDFSLPLFVLQLTLVVVVTRFFVFVLKPFRQPRVISEILGGIVLGPSVLGRYDKFANTIFPQRSVMVLETMANVGLLYFLFLVGVEMDIMVVRKTGKRALTIALGGMVIPFVIGAAFSFSMQRSEDHLGQGTYILFLGVALSVTAFPVLARILAELKLINTEIGRISMSAALVNDMFAWILLALAIALAESEKSSFASLWVMISSAAFIAICVFLVRPGISWIIRKTPEGENFSEFYICLILTGVMISGFITDSIGTHSVFGAFVFGLVIPNGPLGLTLIEKLEDFVSGLLLPLFFAISGLKTNVAAIQGPATWLTLFLVIFLACAGKVIGTVIVAFFHGMSVREGITLGLLLNTKGLVEMIVLNVGKDQKVLDDETFATMVLIALVMTGVITPIVTVLYKPVKRSVSYKRRTIQQTKPDSELRVLVCVHTPRNVPTIINLLEASHPTKRSPICIYVLHLVELTGRASAMLIVHNTRKSGKPALNRTQAQSDHIINAFENYEQHAAFVAVQPLTAISPYSTMHEDICSLAEDKRVSFIIIPFHKQQTVDGGMEAINPAYRLVNQNLLGNSPCSVGILVDRGLNGATRLTSNTISLKVAVLFFGGPDDREALAYAWRMAEHPGITLTVLHFIPDEDVTEASSTRATNETDRKMNLDIKKQRQLDDEYVNTFRAANAEYEKIVYIDKVVSNGEKTVAAVRSMDSSHDLFIVGRGEGMLSPLTAGLTDWSECPELGAIGDLLASSDFAATVSVLVVQQYVGPWALDDDIDLPDSPVHSHEQPKAIYGIENPL; encoded by the exons atgtgtttgtgcatATGTAGCAGAACAGACCTTTCAAAAAATTCTAGTTGCAGGAAAAAAATGGCTGAAGAAAACAGCACGGAAACTTCAATAATATGTTACGCGCCAAGCATGATTACCACCAATGGAGTTTGGCAAGGCGACAACCCTCTCGATTTCTCCCTGCCACTCTTTGTTCTTCAGCTTACATTGGTCGTTGTCGTCACTCGATTTTTTGTCTTTGTACTCAAACCCTTTCGCCAACCTCGTGTTATCTCCGAGATCCTT GGAGGAATCGTTCTGGGGCCATCAGTGCTTGGGCGCTACGATAAATTCGCAAACACCATATTCCCTCAAAGAAGTGTGATGGTCCTTGAAACAATGGCTAATGTTGGTTTACTTTACTTTCTGTTCCTGGTGGGTGTTGAGATGGACATTATGGTGGTACGCAAGACAGGGAAGCGAGCACTAACAATTGCACTTGGTGGTATGGTCATACCATTCGTCATCGGTGCTGCTTTCTCTTTCTCAATGCAGAGATCAGAAGACCATTTGGGGCAAGGCACATACATACTCTTCCTCGGTGTAGCTCTATCTGTAACAGCATTTCCAGTCCTTGCAAGGATTCTTGCTGAACTCAAGCTCATCAATACCGAGATTGGTCGGATATCCATGTCTGCAGCCTTGGTAAATGACATGTTTGCTTGGATTCTCCTAGCTTTAGCAATCGCATTGGCAGAGAGTGAAAAATCTTCATTTGCCTCTCTTTGGGTTATGATCTCTAGTGCAGCTTTCATTGCGATTTGCGTCTTTCTTGTGAGACCAGGCATTTCTTGGATTATACGTAAAACCCCTGAAGGCGAGAACTTTAGTGAGTTCTACATTTGTCTTATCTTGACAGGAGTCATGATCTCAGGTTTCATTACAGATTCAATTGGAACACATTCAGTCTTTGGGGCTTTTGTATTTGGTCTTGTGATCCCCAATGGACCTCTTGGTCTTACCCTCATCGAGAAACTTGAAGATTTTGTCTCTGGTCTCCTGTTACCTCTCTTCTTTGCCATAAGTGGTCTTAAGACTAATGTAGCTGCCATCCAAGGCCCTGCCACTTGGttaactctctttctcgttATCTTCCTTGCATGTGCCGGAAAAGTCATCGGTACTGTCATTGTTGCCTTTTTCCATGGTATGTCGGTTCGTGAAGGGATAACTCTTGGACTGCTACTAAACACAAAAGGTCTTGTTGAAATGATAGTCCTTAATGTTGGCAAAGACCAAAAAGTTTTAGATGATGAGACATTTGCTACAATGGTGCTTATAGCCTTGGTTATGACTGGAGTCATAACTCCTATCGTAACTGTCCTTTACAAACCAGTAAAACGTTCTGTTTCGTACAAGAGACGGACAATCCAACAAACGAAGCCAGACAGTGAACTTCGAGTACTGGTATGCGTCCACACACCACGTAACGTTCCTACTATAATCAATCTTCTTGAAGCTTCACATCCTACAAAGAGATCTCCCATATGCATCTACGTTCTCCATCTTGTTGAGCTCACTGGTAGAGCATCTGCTATGCTGATTGTTCACAACACTCGGAAATCTGGAAAACCAGCGCTTAACAGAACACAAGCTCAATCAGATCACATCATCAATGCCTTTGAGAATTATGAACAACATGCTGCCTTTGTTGCTGTTCAACCCTTGACTGCTATTTCTCCTTATTCAACAATGCACGAAGATATATGTAGCTTAGCAGAGGACAAACGTGTTTCCTTTATAATCATACCATTTCACAAACAACAAACGGTGGATGGAGGAATGGAAGCAATCAACCCAGCTTATCGTTTAGTTAACCAAAACCTACTCGGAAACTCGCCTTGTTCCGTTGGGATACTTGTTGACAGAGGACTCAATGGTGCCACAAGATTGACCTCAAACACTATCTCACTCAAAGTTGCTGTTCTGTTTTTCGGTGGTCCAGACGATAGAGAAGCTTTAGCTTATGCTTGGAGAATGGCTGAACATCCGGGCATTACCTTAACCGTGTTACACTTTATTCCTGATGAAGACGTAACAGAAGCCTCTTCGACAAGGGCAACAAACGAGACGGACAGAAAGATGAATCTGGACATTAAGAAGCAAAGACAACTTGATGATGAGTACGTCAATACCTTCAGAGCAGCAAATGCGGAGTACGAGAAAATTGTTTATATCGACAAAGTGGTTAGCAATGGAGAAAAGACGGTTGCAGCAGTGAGATCAATGGATAGTTCTCATGATCTTTTTATAGTTGGAAGAGGAGAAGGAATGTTGTCTCCTCTCACCGCTGGTTTAACTGATTGGAGTGAATGTCCTGAGCTTGGTGCCATTGGAGATTTGCTTGCCTCTTCAGACTTTGCAGCCACTGTCTCCGTCCTTGTGGTTCAGCAGTATGTTGGGCCATGGGCACTAGATGATGACATAGATTTGCCTGATAGTCCGGTACACTCACATGAACAACCAAAGGCTATATATGGTATAGAAAATCCTCTATAG
- the LOC130495730 gene encoding uncharacterized protein LOC130495730: protein MILRDAKEHLIKAQINHKESTSQKHFRELQFVVGYLVFLKLLPYRQTSLSKAFFQKLEPKFYGPFNVLERVGQAVYKLELPSYSKIHPVFHVSQLNPVLGRGHKVKTLPVLLEESEEFILQPEHLQGTRYDAEGHLEALVWKGLLVHESSWIRVKDIARKFPTFKLGDKLNITKGILIRAGDAIIGRDSEIIRREISSWRRR from the coding sequence ATGATACTACGTGATGCTAAAGAACACTTGATTAAAGCGCAGATAAATCACAAAGAAAGCACATCACAGAAACATTTCAGAGAGTTGCAGTTTGTCGTTGGCTATCTTGTGTTTCTAAAGCTCCTGCCTTATAGGCAAACGTCCTTGAGTAAAGCCTTTTTCCAGAAACTTGAACCAAAATTTTATGGGCCATTTAACGTTTTGGAACGCGTGGGTCAAGCTGTTTACAAACTGGAATTGCCAAGTTACTCGAAGATCCACCCGGTGTTCCATGTTTCCCAATTAAACCCCGTTTTAGGTCGTGGTCACAAGGTGAAAACCTTACCGGTTTTATTGGAGGAGAGCGAAGAATTTATCCTACAGCCAGAACACTTACAGGGTACTCGATACGACGCTGAAGGTCATCTTGAGGCTCTAGTGTGGAAGGGTTTACTGGTTCATGAGAGCTCATGGATTCGAGTGAAGGATATTGCACGTAAGTTTCCCACCTTTAAGCTTGGGGACAAGCTCAATATCACCAAGGGGATATTGATAAGAGCTGGAGATGCTATTATCGGAAGAGACTCTGAGATAATAAGAAGGGAGATAAGCAGTTGGAGGAGGAGATAA